TGGCTGCCGGGCTTCTGCCAGTTCCTCGTCGGCATCCTGCTGTTCATCGGGTTGAGCTGGTTCCCGGTCTTCACCGGCAGCAAGGCCAACTACATGGCGGCGCTCGCGTTCAGCGCGTATGGCATCCACTGGTTCGCCCTGGGCTGGAACCGGGCGCGCGGCGCCGACGCCCGGCCCAACGGCTTCATGTCGATCCCGTTCGTCATCATCTCGAGCCTGGGTGCGACGGTGTTCTTCCGGGCGAGCTCCTGGCCCCTCGGGGTGCTGTTCGTCGGGCTCGCGGTGGTCTACATCGCGGAGTTCTTCGCCAGCTTCAAATTCGGCGTCCGGGTCGGCCCGGACGGCCGGGAGTCGGTCAACCTCGGCGAGAAGGCACTGGGCGCCGTCCACATTCTCGTCGGCCTGTGGCTGATGTATCTCACCTTCGCCACGACCCTGAACATCGCCTCCGGCTTCGACCTCCCGGCCGCCTGAGTCACCGTTGGCCGGCCGCGAGGGCGGCCACCTCCCGCACGGCGTCGGCGAAGGCGCCGGGTGCCTCCTGCGGGAGGTTGTGCCCCGCGTCGGGGACCTGGTGGTGGATGCGCGGGCCGGTGAAATGTCCCGCGCCCGGGCTGCCGTCGGTGGCGGGGAAGTTCCCGTCGGCCGTGCCGTCGAGGGTGACCGTTGGAACGGTGATCGCCGGCGACAGGGCGAGTGCGGCCTCGGCGTCGGCGTACTCGGGTGCGCCGGCGGCGTGCCCGAGCCGGTGCCGGTAGGAGTGGAGGACGACGTCGACGTAGTCGGGGTTGTCGAACGCCTCGGCGGCCCGATCGAGATCGGCGCCGCCGAACGTCCACTTCGGCGAGTTGCGTCGCCAGATCACCTCGGCGATCTCCCGCCGGTTCGCGGTCAGGCCGGCGCGGCCGCGATCGGTCAGGAAGTAGAAGAAATACCAGAAGCCGGCTTCCAGGTCGGGCGGCAGCGGCCGGGCCGAGGCGCTGATGTCCTGGATGAGGTAGCCGTTGACCGACACGAGCCCGGTGACCCGCTCGGGCCGCAGGGCCGCCGCGACGCAGGCCGCACGACCGCCCCAGTCATAGCCGGCCAGGACCGCGCGGGGAATGGCTAGGGCGTCCATCAGGTCGATGACGTCGGCTCCGAGCGCGGCCTGCTGCCCCGACCGGGGAGTCTGCGGGCGACGGAACCGGGTCGGTCCGTGCCCGCGCAGGTAGGGCACGATGACCCGGTAGCCGGATGCGGCCAGCAGGGGCGCCACCTCGACATAGCTGTGGATGTCGTAGGGGAACCCGTGCAGCAGGATGACCGGCTGGCCGTCGCCGACGTCCTGGTAGGCCACGTCCAGCACCTCGGTGCTGACCCGCCGGATCATCGCGCCGCCTTACCGAATGCCTTGCGCAGGACGTGGATGGCCTGCTCGACGGCGGCCGTCGAGGCGGCGGTGTCCCGCACGGGGTTGAGCATCATGAAGTCGTGCAGGGTGCCGTTGTAGCGGGCGCTGGTCGTGCGTACGCCGGCCGCGGTGAGCTTGCGGCCGTAGGCCTCGCCCTCGTCGCGCAGGACGTCGTTCTCGTCGACGATCAGGAAGGCCTCGGGCAGTCCGGCGAGTTCTGCGACGGTCGCCCGGAGCGGAGACGCGGTGATCTCGTCGCGCTTGTCCTTCTCGGGCAGGTAGGCGTCCCAGAACCAGGCCATCGACGCGGCCCGCAGGTAGGGCCCCTCGGCGAACTCGCGGTAGCTGTCGGTGTCCTGGCCCGCGTCGGTGACGGGGTAGTAGAGCGACTGGTGCACGAAGGTGACGTCGCCGCGCTGCTTGGCCAGGATCGTCAGGGCCGCGGTCATGTTCCCGCCGACGGAATCCCCGGCGATGGCGAGCCGGGAGCTGTCGAGGCCCTCGGCGGCACCGTGCTCGGTGATCCACTGCGCGGTCGCGTACGCCTGCTCGATCGCCACCGGATAGCGGGCCTCGGGCGAGCGGTCGTATTCGACGAACACGACGGCGGCCCGCACCCCGGTGGCCAGTTCGCGCACGAGCCGGTCGTGGGTTCCGGCGTTGCCGAGAATCCAGCCGCCGCCGTGCACGTAGAGGATGGTCGGCAGGGCCGAGGCGGCGCCGACGGGCTTGACGATGCGCACCCGCACGTCGCCCACCGCGGCCGGCACGGTGATCCAGGTCTCGTCGACGTCGGGCTTCGCGATCGGCGCGGCCTGGATGTCGTCGAGCACCTTGCGGGCGCCGTCGACGCCGAGCTCGGGCAGGAAGGGCGGTTTGGCGGTGGCGTCGGCGATTTCCTGTGCGGCCGGCTCGAGGACGTGGTTGTTCATTGGGGTTCCCCTTTTCTGTGGTCACCAGTCCAGACCGGGCAGCCGCCAAGTCTGTGACACGCGGGCCCCAGCAACCGGGAGATCGCGCGGCGACCCGGCGGCTACAACGTGCGGAGCGCCTCGGTCGGCGACATCCGGGCGGCGCGCGCCGCCGGATAGACGCCCGCCAGGGCGCCGACCAGCAACGCGGCCCCGAAGCCGGCCACCAGCGCCGACGGCGGGATCGCCAGGGTGT
This genomic interval from Asanoa ferruginea contains the following:
- a CDS encoding alpha/beta fold hydrolase translates to MIRRVSTEVLDVAYQDVGDGQPVILLHGFPYDIHSYVEVAPLLAASGYRVIVPYLRGHGPTRFRRPQTPRSGQQAALGADVIDLMDALAIPRAVLAGYDWGGRAACVAAALRPERVTGLVSVNGYLIQDISASARPLPPDLEAGFWYFFYFLTDRGRAGLTANRREIAEVIWRRNSPKWTFGGADLDRAAEAFDNPDYVDVVLHSYRHRLGHAAGAPEYADAEAALALSPAITVPTVTLDGTADGNFPATDGSPGAGHFTGPRIHHQVPDAGHNLPQEAPGAFADAVREVAALAAGQR
- a CDS encoding alpha/beta hydrolase, which codes for MNNHVLEPAAQEIADATAKPPFLPELGVDGARKVLDDIQAAPIAKPDVDETWITVPAAVGDVRVRIVKPVGAASALPTILYVHGGGWILGNAGTHDRLVRELATGVRAAVVFVEYDRSPEARYPVAIEQAYATAQWITEHGAAEGLDSSRLAIAGDSVGGNMTAALTILAKQRGDVTFVHQSLYYPVTDAGQDTDSYREFAEGPYLRAASMAWFWDAYLPEKDKRDEITASPLRATVAELAGLPEAFLIVDENDVLRDEGEAYGRKLTAAGVRTTSARYNGTLHDFMMLNPVRDTAASTAAVEQAIHVLRKAFGKAAR